From Tripterygium wilfordii isolate XIE 37 chromosome 13, ASM1340144v1, whole genome shotgun sequence, the proteins below share one genomic window:
- the LOC120013376 gene encoding bifunctional endo-1,4-beta-xylanase XylA-like produces MGGRRKQRGEDHYQEVHGRRWQSRKPPLGTWKPSVPSWEKKFCASVGSVSWQKLMESQRFKNMYKTVINWDDSAVEEAFHSAKSRFWAQINGLPCDISLPDPDIYIDEIDWDSVIDPELILDLEREPEVHDQTDNGEHVIILSDSFLQEHYSLVPVIGWGPEENFPMPTNYELDPQLGNDSQNLDGNKNQWEPNWGENINEREYGWNNSWAQNQLENNLLNKNYDGSKNMDCGTGWGLSWSGSLEQNRLGNNVDLLNKNYNESNNMDRGTGWGLSWSGSLEQNRLESNGDLLNKNSNKSKNVDQGAFGAGWGYVWNDSWGQNQLENKDAVWNKNYNEPKNAGRGTVRDWGMKDREGKKREGTGWNMSRYKTSRFHGNEHSTDRGWRTGRWQGKLNFAYEQPHRNQMPHTNQ; encoded by the exons ATGGGTGGTCGGAGGAAACAGAGAGGTGAAGACCATTATCAAGAAGTTCATGGGAGGAGGTGGCAGAGCAGGAAGCCACCGCTAG GCACTTGGAAACCGAGTGTACCTTCATGGGAGAAGAAGTTCTGCGCTTCAGTTGGCTCGGTTTCATGGCAGAAGCTAATGGAAAGCCAAAGGTTCAAAAACATGTATAAAACTGTGATTAACTGGGATGACTCTGCCGTTGAAGAGGCATTTCACAGTGCTAAAAGTCGGTTTTGGGCACAGATTAATGGCCTTCCTTGTGATATCTCATTGCCTGATCCTGATATTTATATCGATGAAATTGATTGGGACTCTGTCATTGACCCAGAGCTGATTTTGGACTTGGAACGGGAACCCGAGGTTCACGATCAGACAGATAATGGCGAGCATGTCATCATTCTCAGTGATTCTTTCTTACAGGAACATTATTCACTTGTGCCTGTCATTGGATGGGGACCAGAGGAGAACTTTCCAATGCCTACCAATTATGAGTTAGATCCACAACTTGGGAATGACAGCCAGAACTTGGATGGTAACAAGAATCAATGGGAACCCAATTGGGGTGAGAATATTAATGAACGTGAGTATGGTTGGAACAATTCATGGGCACAGAATCAGCTGGAGAATAATTTGTTGAACAAGAACTATGATGGGTCGAAGAACATGGATTGTGGAACTGGATGGGGACTTAGTTGGAGCGGTTCATTGGAACAGAACCGGCTGGGGAATAACGTTGATTTGTTGAACAAGAACTATAATGAGTCGAATAACATGGATCGTGGAACTGGATGGGGACTTAGTTGGAGCGGTTCCTTGGAACAGAATCGGCTGGAGAGTAATGGTGATTTGTTGAATAAGAACTCTAACAAGTCAAAGAACGTGGATCAAGGAGCTTTTGGAGCCGGATGGGGATATGTTTGGAATGACTCATGGGGACAAAACCAGCTAGAGAATAAGGATGCTGTGTGGAACAAGAACTATAATGAACCAAAGAATGCGGGTCGTGGAACTGTTAGAGACTGGGGAATGAAGGACCGAgaggggaagaaaagagaaggcaCTGGATGGAACATGTCGAGGTATAAGACATCCCGATTTCATGGTAATGAACATAGTACAGATCGCGGATGGAGGACTGGAAGATGGCAAGGGAAGCTTAATTTTGCTTATGAGCAACCACATAGAAACCAAATGCCCCATACAAATCAGTGA
- the LOC120012443 gene encoding disease resistance protein RGA2-like has protein sequence MGDSILSTIAENVLEKIGSFAPQQACLAWGLKNDLESLKKNLSAIKAVLLDAEEKQTHNHELRLWLERLKNVCYDAEDVLDEWEYKDLRKQVRKQYGSIKTKVHHFFSCSNNPLVVRFKIGNKIKELRERLDEIAAQRSKFPLEEVSRQYRHREREMTDSFLRALNVIGRGTDKERIMKFLLEQEEVDDDYHRVDVIPIVGIGGLGKTTLAKLVFNDKRVDEYFQLKMWVYVSEKEFHKKHIYQKMIKSLTNQNLVDFDLDQLQNCVRDQLNGKKFLLVLDDEWSVDRSRWLELIDLLEEVANGGKIIVTTRSNSVAETVESISSYKLKGLSLDDCLSLFKKCAFKKGEDERYPNLVEIGYDIVKKCGGLPLAVRTLGTLLYTKRDEHYWKNIRDNDIWKLKQKEGDILPALRLSYDELPSHLKPCLAIFSNFPKDSQWTNLMMTQVWMANGLLQSSDRNQELEDIGLEYVEELYSRSFFQDFQEFGNIWVFKMHDLVHDLALSVSQSECVMVNVSNQDVPEGVRHLSFSPHVLLDQDHGLDHAF, from the coding sequence ATGGGGGACTCAATCTTGTCCACCATTGCAGAAAATGTTCTAGAAAAGATAGGCTCTTTTGCTCCCCAACAAGCTTGTCTCGCTTGGGGTCTCAAAAACGATTTAGAAAGTctgaagaaaaacttgtccgccATCAAAGCCGTACTCTTGGATGCAGAGGAGAAGCAAACACATAACCACGAGCTGCGCCTCTGGCTCGAGAGGCTTAAGAATGTTTGTTACGATGCTGAGGACGTGCTAGATGAGTGGGAATATAAAGACTTGCGCAAACAAGTCCGGAAACAGTACGGAAGCATCAAAACAAAGGTACACCACTTCTTTTCATGCTCCAATAATCCACTCGTAGTCCGCTTTAAAATAGGCAATAAGATAAAGGAGCTGAGAGAGAGGTTAGATGAGATAGCAGCTCAAAGAAGTAAATTTCCTCTTGAAGAGGTAAGTAGACAATATCGGCATAGAGAAAGGGAGATGACTGACTCCTTTTTGCGTGCCTTGAATGTTATTGGGAGAGGCACTGATAAGGAAAGAATCATGAAGTTTCTTCTGGAACAAGAAGAAGTTGATGATGATTATCATCGTGTTGATGTTATTCCTATAGTCGGAATAGGAGGACTGGGAAAGACAACACTTGCGAAGCTCGTGTTTAATGATAAAAGAGTAGATGAgtattttcaattgaaaatgtGGGTTTATGTTTCTGAAAAAGAATTCCACAAAAAACATATCTACCAGAAGATGATTAAATCCTTGACTAATCAAAATCTCGTTGATTTTGATCTAGACCAGCTGCAAAATTGCGTCCGAGATCAATTAAATGGCAAAAAATTTTTACTAGTCTTGGATGATGAATGGAGTGTTGATCGTAGTCGATGGCTCGAGTTGATTGATCTGTTGGAAGAGGTTGCTAATGGTGGTAAAATTATTGTAACGACGCGTAGTAACTCTGTAGCTGAAACTGTAGAGTCTATTTCGTCGTACAAACTAAAAGGTCTTTCGCTTGATGATTGTTTGTCTTTGTTTAAGAAATGCGCATTTAAGAAAGGGGAAGATGAGCGCTATCCGAATCTTGTGGAAATAGGATATGACATTGTGAAGAAATGCGGAGGGCTTCCTTTGGCAGTAAGGACATTAGGTACCTTATTGTATACCAAAAGAGACGAACATTATTGGAAGAACATAAGAGATAATGATATATGGAAACTGAAGCAAAAAGAAGGAGACATTTTGCCTGCATTAAGACTAAGCTATGATGAATTGCCTTCCCATTTGAAGCCATGTTTAGCTATCTTCTCAAATTTTCCCAAAGATTCTCAATGGACTAATCTTATGATGACTCAAGTTTGGATGGCGAACGGTCTTCTTCAATCCTCAGATAGAAATCAAGAGCTCGAAGATATCGGATTGGAATATGTCGAGGAGTTATATTCAAGATCATTCTTTCAAGATTTTCAAGAATTCGGTAACATTTGGGTTTTCAAAATGCATGATCTAGTCCATGATCTTGCGCTATCAGTTTCGCAAAGTGAGTGTGTAATGGTAAATGTTTCTAACCAGGATGTCCCTGAAGGGGTTCGCCATTTATCGTTCTCTCCTCATGTTTTGCTTGACCAAGATCATGGACTAGATCATGCATTTTGA